In Amyelois transitella isolate CPQ chromosome 13, ilAmyTran1.1, whole genome shotgun sequence, a genomic segment contains:
- the LOC106132127 gene encoding uncharacterized protein LOC106132127 isoform X2, which produces MTMTSLEEDGTSTTEEVPIGNPDELTKNPVALKEAHEQMATLDVLVCGQCHSAFHLIEEFKEHKSGENCTGKSPVRDSNESKAQVWAFLLWKCSSSRDGSVGNTDNSWKLYQQWCRMPEAQRTAWITAGADVQALSKFAHAKVMEVKTDDQLVPVQTPSHETKKRGRPKKTVKMEDSETQPSGEESDGIVANRKKVFTNKTSISHNVSKNKQHEYKDDRESVRSAQERVPPENRIARRTEREGADPAEAGEFVVDRILAKRFNPRRKQYEYLLKWEGYPHDQNTWEPVEYLETCKDLLEAFEKQLARQKEIKAQRQQQQQQKQHPVQVKQINVPLPQVVKSVMKKPESPALTPSGRLQRTSKVRALDQVKAWCGAEDEPAAKKIKKEASSEDEDYSDGDTIKTIEKKVLNGQSSPKANIDPELVKSLGLGGKGMPNIKGVIKVDPKHMPNLSTGVYIMSKSSGIMKIDSPGKLGPGLNIDQDVIRKQILAAKQKKTVEEQKKSSPLRTPVTQVKKTFGSGGQQVTERTITTPSGQKIIQRTIQRPSGVSADRSPVTILNKKLAQGDSLLRRGGAGGRGRGRGFTSVSTAAGNIVRIREKPALPVPFDFDQSDASSDTSDGIEDPFPTELGPLPPPSPERPLSLCPLTGRRLARAEGEPTPPPTPSPPPTPPPPATPPSTAAGTMLMKVEMSPGGTTGMLVQGDVAQPSLPVLTDEDGSEVKVEGATVKQLLEGDDGEEVSLLHTGHPPIMIRGEDGVLYQVAGENEAGQTLLVAAEGVEGAVEGEAGVEADGDGVMYVTRDDGQDVLAIDPSQLAHLMPGGGAPLQQVAVQVEGEPGEDATQVIAQLLQAELPSPGGTRRVVLMLPDGTLTMTELDKEQYESITEAGRAQE; this is translated from the exons ATGACGATGACTTCTTTGGAGGAAGATGGAACGTCAACGACGGAAGAGGTACCAATAGGTAATCCCGATGAACTTACCAAAAATCCAGTCGCATTGAAAG agGCCCATGAGCAAATGGCAACACTAGATGTCCTAGTCTGTGGACAGTGCCATTCAGCATTTCACTTAATTGAGGAATTTAAAGAACACAAGAGTGGTGAAAACTGTACTGGAAAATCTCCTGTGAGAGACAGT AATGAGAGCAAAGCTCAAGTATGGGCTTTTCTTTTGTGGAAATGTTCTTCATCTCGAGATGGTTCGGTGGGGAATACGGACAACAGTTGGAAGCTATACCAACAATGGTGTCGTATGCCTGAGGCCCAGCGCACTGCCTGGATTACTGCAGGAGCAGATGTTCAAGCATTGTCCAAGTTTGCTCATGCTAAAGTT ATGGAAGTTAAGACTGATGATCAACTTGTACCAGTGCAAACTCCAAGTCATGAAACTAAGAAACGTGGACGACCCaagaaaacagtaaaaatg GAAGATTCAGAGACTCAGCCCTCAGGTGAAGAGAGTGATGGCATTGTTGCTAATAGGAAGAAGGTGTTTACTAACAAGACGTCCATTTCACATAATGTCTCTAAGAATAAG CAGCACGAGTACAAAGACGACAGAGAGTCGGTCCGCAGCGCGCAGGAGCGCGTTCCGCCCGAGAACCGCATCGCGCGGCGCACGGAGCGCGAGGGCGCCGACCCCGCGGAGGCGGGCGAGTTCGTGGTGGACCGCATCCTCGCCAAGAGGTTCAACCCGCGCCGCAAGCAGTACGAGTACCTGCTCAAGTGGGAGGGGTATCCGCA tGACCAAAACACATGGGAGCCGGTAGAGTACTTGGAGACATGCAAGGATTTGTTGGAGGCGTTTGAGAAGCAGCTCGCAAGGCAGAAAGAGATCAAGGCTCAGCGGCAACAACAGCAGCAACAGAAACAACATCCTGTACAG GTGAAACAAATCAACGTACCTTTGCCCCAGGTTGTCAAATCGGTGATGAAGAAACCCGAGAGCCCGGCGCTCACGCCTTCAGG GCGTCTGCAAAGAACTAGCAAAGTGCGAGCACTGGATCAAGTGAAGGCGTGGTGCGGCGCCGAGGACGAGCCGGCCGCCAAGAAGATCAAGAAGGAGGCTTCCAGCGAAGACGAGGACTACTCAGACGGCGATACCATCAAAA CAATAGAGAAGAAGGTTCTAAACGGGCAATCTTCACCAAAGGCCAACATCGATCCCGAGCTAGTGAAATCACTAGGTTTGGGCGGTAAAGGCATGCCTAACATCAAGGGAGTCATCAAGGTGGACCCCAAACATATGCCCAACCTCTCAACTG GTGTGTACATAATGTCTAAAAGCTCTGGTATCATGAAGATCGACTCTCCCGGTAAACTAGGTCCAGGGCTAAACATAGACCAAGACGTCATCCGGAAACAGATATTGGCTGCAAAACAG AAAAAGACAGTTGAAGAACAGAAAAAGTCATCGCCTTTACGCACTCCGGTCACACAG GTGAAGAAGACGTTCGGTTCCGGCGGTCAACAAGTGACTGAGCGGACAATAACCACGCCCAGCGGACAGAAGATCATCCAGCGGACCATACAGCGGCCTAGCGGAGTGTCCGCCGACCGCTCGCCCGTCACCATACTCAACAAGAAGCTAGCACAG GGTGACAGCCTGCtgcggcgcggcggcgcgggcgggcgcgggcgcgggcgcggctTCACGTCCGTGTCCACGGCGGCCGGCAACATCGTGCGCATCCGCGAGAAGCCCGCCCTGCCTGTCCCCTTCGACTTCGATCAG TCGGACGCGTCGTCGGACACGTCGGACGGCATCGAGGACCCGTTCCCGACGGAGCTGGGCCCGCTGCCGCCGCCGAGCCCCGAGCGGCCGCTGTCGCTGTGCCCGCTCACGGGCCGGCGGCTGGCGCGCGCCGAGGGCGAGCCCACGCCGCCGCCCACGCCGTCGCCGCCGCccacgccgccgccgcccgccacGCCGCCCTCCACGGCAGCCGGGACTATGCTCATGAAG GTGGAGATGTCACCTGGCGGCACCACAGGAATGTTGGTGCAAGGTGATGTAGCTCAACCCTCTCTGCCTGTCCTGACTGACGAAGATGGT TCTGAAGTGAAAGTGGAAGGAGCGACGGTGAAACAGTTATTGGAAGGCGATGATGGCGAGGAAGTCAGTTTATTGCACACCGGTCACCCACCCATCATGATCCGGGGCGAGGACGGCGTCCTTTACCAG GTGGCCGGAGAGAACGAAGCCGGCCAAACGTTATTGGTGGCGGCGGAAGGCGTGGAGGGAGCGGTGGAAGGGGAAGCTGGCGTGGAGGCGGACGGGGACGGCGTCATGTACGTCACGAGAGACGACGGACAG GACGTGCTAGCAATCGACCCTTCACAGTTGGCCCACCTGATGcccggcggcggcgcgccgCTGCAACAAGTTGCGGTGCAAGTGGAGGGAGAGCCCGGCGAGGACGCCACGCAGGTGATCGCGCAACTGCTGCAGGCCGAGCTGCCGTCTCCCG GTGGTACAAGGCGGGTAGTACTCATGTTACCAGACGGCACATTAACGATGACGGAACTAGACAAAGAACAGTATGAGTCCATCACAGAGGCGGGGAGAGCGCAGGAATGA
- the LOC106132127 gene encoding uncharacterized protein LOC106132127 isoform X5 has protein sequence MTMTSLEEDGTSTTEEVPIGNPDELTKNPVALKEAHEQMATLDVLVCGQCHSAFHLIEEFKEHKSGENCTGKSPVRDSNESKAQVWAFLLWKCSSSRDGSVGNTDNSWKLYQQWCRMPEAQRTAWITAGADVQALSKFAHAKVMEVKTDDQLVPVQTPSHETKKRGRPKKTVKMQHEYKDDRESVRSAQERVPPENRIARRTEREGADPAEAGEFVVDRILAKRFNPRRKQYEYLLKWEGYPHDQNTWEPVEYLETCKDLLEAFEKQLARQKEIKAQRQQQQQQKQHPVQVKQINVPLPQVVKSVMKKPESPALTPSGRLQRTSKVRALDQVKAWCGAEDEPAAKKIKKEASSEDEDYSDGDTIKTIEKKVLNGQSSPKANIDPELVKSLGLGGKGMPNIKGVIKVDPKHMPNLSTGVYIMSKSSGIMKIDSPGKLGPGLNIDQDVIRKQILAAKQKKTVEEQKKSSPLRTPVTQVKKTFGSGGQQVTERTITTPSGQKIIQRTIQRPSGVSADRSPVTILNKKLAQQGDSLLRRGGAGGRGRGRGFTSVSTAAGNIVRIREKPALPVPFDFDQSDASSDTSDGIEDPFPTELGPLPPPSPERPLSLCPLTGRRLARAEGEPTPPPTPSPPPTPPPPATPPSTAAGTMLMKVEMSPGGTTGMLVQGDVAQPSLPVLTDEDGSEVKVEGATVKQLLEGDDGEEVSLLHTGHPPIMIRGEDGVLYQVAGENEAGQTLLVAAEGVEGAVEGEAGVEADGDGVMYVTRDDGQDVLAIDPSQLAHLMPGGGAPLQQVAVQVEGEPGEDATQVIAQLLQAELPSPGGTRRVVLMLPDGTLTMTELDKEQYESITEAGRAQE, from the exons ATGACGATGACTTCTTTGGAGGAAGATGGAACGTCAACGACGGAAGAGGTACCAATAGGTAATCCCGATGAACTTACCAAAAATCCAGTCGCATTGAAAG agGCCCATGAGCAAATGGCAACACTAGATGTCCTAGTCTGTGGACAGTGCCATTCAGCATTTCACTTAATTGAGGAATTTAAAGAACACAAGAGTGGTGAAAACTGTACTGGAAAATCTCCTGTGAGAGACAGT AATGAGAGCAAAGCTCAAGTATGGGCTTTTCTTTTGTGGAAATGTTCTTCATCTCGAGATGGTTCGGTGGGGAATACGGACAACAGTTGGAAGCTATACCAACAATGGTGTCGTATGCCTGAGGCCCAGCGCACTGCCTGGATTACTGCAGGAGCAGATGTTCAAGCATTGTCCAAGTTTGCTCATGCTAAAGTT ATGGAAGTTAAGACTGATGATCAACTTGTACCAGTGCAAACTCCAAGTCATGAAACTAAGAAACGTGGACGACCCaagaaaacagtaaaaatg CAGCACGAGTACAAAGACGACAGAGAGTCGGTCCGCAGCGCGCAGGAGCGCGTTCCGCCCGAGAACCGCATCGCGCGGCGCACGGAGCGCGAGGGCGCCGACCCCGCGGAGGCGGGCGAGTTCGTGGTGGACCGCATCCTCGCCAAGAGGTTCAACCCGCGCCGCAAGCAGTACGAGTACCTGCTCAAGTGGGAGGGGTATCCGCA tGACCAAAACACATGGGAGCCGGTAGAGTACTTGGAGACATGCAAGGATTTGTTGGAGGCGTTTGAGAAGCAGCTCGCAAGGCAGAAAGAGATCAAGGCTCAGCGGCAACAACAGCAGCAACAGAAACAACATCCTGTACAG GTGAAACAAATCAACGTACCTTTGCCCCAGGTTGTCAAATCGGTGATGAAGAAACCCGAGAGCCCGGCGCTCACGCCTTCAGG GCGTCTGCAAAGAACTAGCAAAGTGCGAGCACTGGATCAAGTGAAGGCGTGGTGCGGCGCCGAGGACGAGCCGGCCGCCAAGAAGATCAAGAAGGAGGCTTCCAGCGAAGACGAGGACTACTCAGACGGCGATACCATCAAAA CAATAGAGAAGAAGGTTCTAAACGGGCAATCTTCACCAAAGGCCAACATCGATCCCGAGCTAGTGAAATCACTAGGTTTGGGCGGTAAAGGCATGCCTAACATCAAGGGAGTCATCAAGGTGGACCCCAAACATATGCCCAACCTCTCAACTG GTGTGTACATAATGTCTAAAAGCTCTGGTATCATGAAGATCGACTCTCCCGGTAAACTAGGTCCAGGGCTAAACATAGACCAAGACGTCATCCGGAAACAGATATTGGCTGCAAAACAG AAAAAGACAGTTGAAGAACAGAAAAAGTCATCGCCTTTACGCACTCCGGTCACACAG GTGAAGAAGACGTTCGGTTCCGGCGGTCAACAAGTGACTGAGCGGACAATAACCACGCCCAGCGGACAGAAGATCATCCAGCGGACCATACAGCGGCCTAGCGGAGTGTCCGCCGACCGCTCGCCCGTCACCATACTCAACAAGAAGCTAGCACAG CAGGGTGACAGCCTGCtgcggcgcggcggcgcgggcgggcgcgggcgcgggcgcggctTCACGTCCGTGTCCACGGCGGCCGGCAACATCGTGCGCATCCGCGAGAAGCCCGCCCTGCCTGTCCCCTTCGACTTCGATCAG TCGGACGCGTCGTCGGACACGTCGGACGGCATCGAGGACCCGTTCCCGACGGAGCTGGGCCCGCTGCCGCCGCCGAGCCCCGAGCGGCCGCTGTCGCTGTGCCCGCTCACGGGCCGGCGGCTGGCGCGCGCCGAGGGCGAGCCCACGCCGCCGCCCACGCCGTCGCCGCCGCccacgccgccgccgcccgccacGCCGCCCTCCACGGCAGCCGGGACTATGCTCATGAAG GTGGAGATGTCACCTGGCGGCACCACAGGAATGTTGGTGCAAGGTGATGTAGCTCAACCCTCTCTGCCTGTCCTGACTGACGAAGATGGT TCTGAAGTGAAAGTGGAAGGAGCGACGGTGAAACAGTTATTGGAAGGCGATGATGGCGAGGAAGTCAGTTTATTGCACACCGGTCACCCACCCATCATGATCCGGGGCGAGGACGGCGTCCTTTACCAG GTGGCCGGAGAGAACGAAGCCGGCCAAACGTTATTGGTGGCGGCGGAAGGCGTGGAGGGAGCGGTGGAAGGGGAAGCTGGCGTGGAGGCGGACGGGGACGGCGTCATGTACGTCACGAGAGACGACGGACAG GACGTGCTAGCAATCGACCCTTCACAGTTGGCCCACCTGATGcccggcggcggcgcgccgCTGCAACAAGTTGCGGTGCAAGTGGAGGGAGAGCCCGGCGAGGACGCCACGCAGGTGATCGCGCAACTGCTGCAGGCCGAGCTGCCGTCTCCCG GTGGTACAAGGCGGGTAGTACTCATGTTACCAGACGGCACATTAACGATGACGGAACTAGACAAAGAACAGTATGAGTCCATCACAGAGGCGGGGAGAGCGCAGGAATGA
- the LOC106132127 gene encoding uncharacterized protein LOC106132127 isoform X6, whose translation MTMTSLEEDGTSTTEEVPIGNPDELTKNPVALKEAHEQMATLDVLVCGQCHSAFHLIEEFKEHKSGENCTGKSPVRDSNESKAQVWAFLLWKCSSSRDGSVGNTDNSWKLYQQWCRMPEAQRTAWITAGADVQALSKFAHAKVMEVKTDDQLVPVQTPSHETKKRGRPKKTVKMEDSETQPSGEESDGIVANRKKVFTNKTSISHNVSKNKQHEYKDDRESVRSAQERVPPENRIARRTEREGADPAEAGEFVVDRILAKRFNPRRKQYEYLLKWEGYPHDQNTWEPVEYLETCKDLLEAFEKQLARQKEIKAQRQQQQQQKQHPVQVKQINVPLPQVVKSVMKKPESPALTPSGRLQRTSKVRALDQVKAWCGAEDEPAAKKIKKEASSEDEDYSDGDTIKSVYIMSKSSGIMKIDSPGKLGPGLNIDQDVIRKQILAAKQKKTVEEQKKSSPLRTPVTQVKKTFGSGGQQVTERTITTPSGQKIIQRTIQRPSGVSADRSPVTILNKKLAQQGDSLLRRGGAGGRGRGRGFTSVSTAAGNIVRIREKPALPVPFDFDQSDASSDTSDGIEDPFPTELGPLPPPSPERPLSLCPLTGRRLARAEGEPTPPPTPSPPPTPPPPATPPSTAAGTMLMKVEMSPGGTTGMLVQGDVAQPSLPVLTDEDGSEVKVEGATVKQLLEGDDGEEVSLLHTGHPPIMIRGEDGVLYQVAGENEAGQTLLVAAEGVEGAVEGEAGVEADGDGVMYVTRDDGQDVLAIDPSQLAHLMPGGGAPLQQVAVQVEGEPGEDATQVIAQLLQAELPSPGGTRRVVLMLPDGTLTMTELDKEQYESITEAGRAQE comes from the exons ATGACGATGACTTCTTTGGAGGAAGATGGAACGTCAACGACGGAAGAGGTACCAATAGGTAATCCCGATGAACTTACCAAAAATCCAGTCGCATTGAAAG agGCCCATGAGCAAATGGCAACACTAGATGTCCTAGTCTGTGGACAGTGCCATTCAGCATTTCACTTAATTGAGGAATTTAAAGAACACAAGAGTGGTGAAAACTGTACTGGAAAATCTCCTGTGAGAGACAGT AATGAGAGCAAAGCTCAAGTATGGGCTTTTCTTTTGTGGAAATGTTCTTCATCTCGAGATGGTTCGGTGGGGAATACGGACAACAGTTGGAAGCTATACCAACAATGGTGTCGTATGCCTGAGGCCCAGCGCACTGCCTGGATTACTGCAGGAGCAGATGTTCAAGCATTGTCCAAGTTTGCTCATGCTAAAGTT ATGGAAGTTAAGACTGATGATCAACTTGTACCAGTGCAAACTCCAAGTCATGAAACTAAGAAACGTGGACGACCCaagaaaacagtaaaaatg GAAGATTCAGAGACTCAGCCCTCAGGTGAAGAGAGTGATGGCATTGTTGCTAATAGGAAGAAGGTGTTTACTAACAAGACGTCCATTTCACATAATGTCTCTAAGAATAAG CAGCACGAGTACAAAGACGACAGAGAGTCGGTCCGCAGCGCGCAGGAGCGCGTTCCGCCCGAGAACCGCATCGCGCGGCGCACGGAGCGCGAGGGCGCCGACCCCGCGGAGGCGGGCGAGTTCGTGGTGGACCGCATCCTCGCCAAGAGGTTCAACCCGCGCCGCAAGCAGTACGAGTACCTGCTCAAGTGGGAGGGGTATCCGCA tGACCAAAACACATGGGAGCCGGTAGAGTACTTGGAGACATGCAAGGATTTGTTGGAGGCGTTTGAGAAGCAGCTCGCAAGGCAGAAAGAGATCAAGGCTCAGCGGCAACAACAGCAGCAACAGAAACAACATCCTGTACAG GTGAAACAAATCAACGTACCTTTGCCCCAGGTTGTCAAATCGGTGATGAAGAAACCCGAGAGCCCGGCGCTCACGCCTTCAGG GCGTCTGCAAAGAACTAGCAAAGTGCGAGCACTGGATCAAGTGAAGGCGTGGTGCGGCGCCGAGGACGAGCCGGCCGCCAAGAAGATCAAGAAGGAGGCTTCCAGCGAAGACGAGGACTACTCAGACGGCGATACCATCAAAA GTGTGTACATAATGTCTAAAAGCTCTGGTATCATGAAGATCGACTCTCCCGGTAAACTAGGTCCAGGGCTAAACATAGACCAAGACGTCATCCGGAAACAGATATTGGCTGCAAAACAG AAAAAGACAGTTGAAGAACAGAAAAAGTCATCGCCTTTACGCACTCCGGTCACACAG GTGAAGAAGACGTTCGGTTCCGGCGGTCAACAAGTGACTGAGCGGACAATAACCACGCCCAGCGGACAGAAGATCATCCAGCGGACCATACAGCGGCCTAGCGGAGTGTCCGCCGACCGCTCGCCCGTCACCATACTCAACAAGAAGCTAGCACAG CAGGGTGACAGCCTGCtgcggcgcggcggcgcgggcgggcgcgggcgcgggcgcggctTCACGTCCGTGTCCACGGCGGCCGGCAACATCGTGCGCATCCGCGAGAAGCCCGCCCTGCCTGTCCCCTTCGACTTCGATCAG TCGGACGCGTCGTCGGACACGTCGGACGGCATCGAGGACCCGTTCCCGACGGAGCTGGGCCCGCTGCCGCCGCCGAGCCCCGAGCGGCCGCTGTCGCTGTGCCCGCTCACGGGCCGGCGGCTGGCGCGCGCCGAGGGCGAGCCCACGCCGCCGCCCACGCCGTCGCCGCCGCccacgccgccgccgcccgccacGCCGCCCTCCACGGCAGCCGGGACTATGCTCATGAAG GTGGAGATGTCACCTGGCGGCACCACAGGAATGTTGGTGCAAGGTGATGTAGCTCAACCCTCTCTGCCTGTCCTGACTGACGAAGATGGT TCTGAAGTGAAAGTGGAAGGAGCGACGGTGAAACAGTTATTGGAAGGCGATGATGGCGAGGAAGTCAGTTTATTGCACACCGGTCACCCACCCATCATGATCCGGGGCGAGGACGGCGTCCTTTACCAG GTGGCCGGAGAGAACGAAGCCGGCCAAACGTTATTGGTGGCGGCGGAAGGCGTGGAGGGAGCGGTGGAAGGGGAAGCTGGCGTGGAGGCGGACGGGGACGGCGTCATGTACGTCACGAGAGACGACGGACAG GACGTGCTAGCAATCGACCCTTCACAGTTGGCCCACCTGATGcccggcggcggcgcgccgCTGCAACAAGTTGCGGTGCAAGTGGAGGGAGAGCCCGGCGAGGACGCCACGCAGGTGATCGCGCAACTGCTGCAGGCCGAGCTGCCGTCTCCCG GTGGTACAAGGCGGGTAGTACTCATGTTACCAGACGGCACATTAACGATGACGGAACTAGACAAAGAACAGTATGAGTCCATCACAGAGGCGGGGAGAGCGCAGGAATGA
- the LOC106132127 gene encoding uncharacterized protein LOC106132127 isoform X3, which produces MTMTSLEEDGTSTTEEVPIGNPDELTKNPVALKEAHEQMATLDVLVCGQCHSAFHLIEEFKEHKSGENCTGKSPVRDSNESKAQVWAFLLWKCSSSRDGSVGNTDNSWKLYQQWCRMPEAQRTAWITAGADVQALSKFAHAKVMEVKTDDQLVPVQTPSHETKKRGRPKKTVKMEDSETQPSGEESDGIVANRKKVFTNKTSISHNVSKNKHEYKDDRESVRSAQERVPPENRIARRTEREGADPAEAGEFVVDRILAKRFNPRRKQYEYLLKWEGYPHDQNTWEPVEYLETCKDLLEAFEKQLARQKEIKAQRQQQQQQKQHPVQVKQINVPLPQVVKSVMKKPESPALTPSGRLQRTSKVRALDQVKAWCGAEDEPAAKKIKKEASSEDEDYSDGDTIKTIEKKVLNGQSSPKANIDPELVKSLGLGGKGMPNIKGVIKVDPKHMPNLSTGVYIMSKSSGIMKIDSPGKLGPGLNIDQDVIRKQILAAKQKKTVEEQKKSSPLRTPVTQVKKTFGSGGQQVTERTITTPSGQKIIQRTIQRPSGVSADRSPVTILNKKLAQQGDSLLRRGGAGGRGRGRGFTSVSTAAGNIVRIREKPALPVPFDFDQSDASSDTSDGIEDPFPTELGPLPPPSPERPLSLCPLTGRRLARAEGEPTPPPTPSPPPTPPPPATPPSTAAGTMLMKVEMSPGGTTGMLVQGDVAQPSLPVLTDEDGSEVKVEGATVKQLLEGDDGEEVSLLHTGHPPIMIRGEDGVLYQVAGENEAGQTLLVAAEGVEGAVEGEAGVEADGDGVMYVTRDDGQDVLAIDPSQLAHLMPGGGAPLQQVAVQVEGEPGEDATQVIAQLLQAELPSPGGTRRVVLMLPDGTLTMTELDKEQYESITEAGRAQE; this is translated from the exons ATGACGATGACTTCTTTGGAGGAAGATGGAACGTCAACGACGGAAGAGGTACCAATAGGTAATCCCGATGAACTTACCAAAAATCCAGTCGCATTGAAAG agGCCCATGAGCAAATGGCAACACTAGATGTCCTAGTCTGTGGACAGTGCCATTCAGCATTTCACTTAATTGAGGAATTTAAAGAACACAAGAGTGGTGAAAACTGTACTGGAAAATCTCCTGTGAGAGACAGT AATGAGAGCAAAGCTCAAGTATGGGCTTTTCTTTTGTGGAAATGTTCTTCATCTCGAGATGGTTCGGTGGGGAATACGGACAACAGTTGGAAGCTATACCAACAATGGTGTCGTATGCCTGAGGCCCAGCGCACTGCCTGGATTACTGCAGGAGCAGATGTTCAAGCATTGTCCAAGTTTGCTCATGCTAAAGTT ATGGAAGTTAAGACTGATGATCAACTTGTACCAGTGCAAACTCCAAGTCATGAAACTAAGAAACGTGGACGACCCaagaaaacagtaaaaatg GAAGATTCAGAGACTCAGCCCTCAGGTGAAGAGAGTGATGGCATTGTTGCTAATAGGAAGAAGGTGTTTACTAACAAGACGTCCATTTCACATAATGTCTCTAAGAATAAG CACGAGTACAAAGACGACAGAGAGTCGGTCCGCAGCGCGCAGGAGCGCGTTCCGCCCGAGAACCGCATCGCGCGGCGCACGGAGCGCGAGGGCGCCGACCCCGCGGAGGCGGGCGAGTTCGTGGTGGACCGCATCCTCGCCAAGAGGTTCAACCCGCGCCGCAAGCAGTACGAGTACCTGCTCAAGTGGGAGGGGTATCCGCA tGACCAAAACACATGGGAGCCGGTAGAGTACTTGGAGACATGCAAGGATTTGTTGGAGGCGTTTGAGAAGCAGCTCGCAAGGCAGAAAGAGATCAAGGCTCAGCGGCAACAACAGCAGCAACAGAAACAACATCCTGTACAG GTGAAACAAATCAACGTACCTTTGCCCCAGGTTGTCAAATCGGTGATGAAGAAACCCGAGAGCCCGGCGCTCACGCCTTCAGG GCGTCTGCAAAGAACTAGCAAAGTGCGAGCACTGGATCAAGTGAAGGCGTGGTGCGGCGCCGAGGACGAGCCGGCCGCCAAGAAGATCAAGAAGGAGGCTTCCAGCGAAGACGAGGACTACTCAGACGGCGATACCATCAAAA CAATAGAGAAGAAGGTTCTAAACGGGCAATCTTCACCAAAGGCCAACATCGATCCCGAGCTAGTGAAATCACTAGGTTTGGGCGGTAAAGGCATGCCTAACATCAAGGGAGTCATCAAGGTGGACCCCAAACATATGCCCAACCTCTCAACTG GTGTGTACATAATGTCTAAAAGCTCTGGTATCATGAAGATCGACTCTCCCGGTAAACTAGGTCCAGGGCTAAACATAGACCAAGACGTCATCCGGAAACAGATATTGGCTGCAAAACAG AAAAAGACAGTTGAAGAACAGAAAAAGTCATCGCCTTTACGCACTCCGGTCACACAG GTGAAGAAGACGTTCGGTTCCGGCGGTCAACAAGTGACTGAGCGGACAATAACCACGCCCAGCGGACAGAAGATCATCCAGCGGACCATACAGCGGCCTAGCGGAGTGTCCGCCGACCGCTCGCCCGTCACCATACTCAACAAGAAGCTAGCACAG CAGGGTGACAGCCTGCtgcggcgcggcggcgcgggcgggcgcgggcgcgggcgcggctTCACGTCCGTGTCCACGGCGGCCGGCAACATCGTGCGCATCCGCGAGAAGCCCGCCCTGCCTGTCCCCTTCGACTTCGATCAG TCGGACGCGTCGTCGGACACGTCGGACGGCATCGAGGACCCGTTCCCGACGGAGCTGGGCCCGCTGCCGCCGCCGAGCCCCGAGCGGCCGCTGTCGCTGTGCCCGCTCACGGGCCGGCGGCTGGCGCGCGCCGAGGGCGAGCCCACGCCGCCGCCCACGCCGTCGCCGCCGCccacgccgccgccgcccgccacGCCGCCCTCCACGGCAGCCGGGACTATGCTCATGAAG GTGGAGATGTCACCTGGCGGCACCACAGGAATGTTGGTGCAAGGTGATGTAGCTCAACCCTCTCTGCCTGTCCTGACTGACGAAGATGGT TCTGAAGTGAAAGTGGAAGGAGCGACGGTGAAACAGTTATTGGAAGGCGATGATGGCGAGGAAGTCAGTTTATTGCACACCGGTCACCCACCCATCATGATCCGGGGCGAGGACGGCGTCCTTTACCAG GTGGCCGGAGAGAACGAAGCCGGCCAAACGTTATTGGTGGCGGCGGAAGGCGTGGAGGGAGCGGTGGAAGGGGAAGCTGGCGTGGAGGCGGACGGGGACGGCGTCATGTACGTCACGAGAGACGACGGACAG GACGTGCTAGCAATCGACCCTTCACAGTTGGCCCACCTGATGcccggcggcggcgcgccgCTGCAACAAGTTGCGGTGCAAGTGGAGGGAGAGCCCGGCGAGGACGCCACGCAGGTGATCGCGCAACTGCTGCAGGCCGAGCTGCCGTCTCCCG GTGGTACAAGGCGGGTAGTACTCATGTTACCAGACGGCACATTAACGATGACGGAACTAGACAAAGAACAGTATGAGTCCATCACAGAGGCGGGGAGAGCGCAGGAATGA